One segment of Panicum virgatum strain AP13 chromosome 3K, P.virgatum_v5, whole genome shotgun sequence DNA contains the following:
- the LOC120696645 gene encoding 60S ribosomal protein L17-like codes for MVKYSREPNNPTKSAKAMGRDLRVHFKNTRETAFALRKLPLTKAKRYLEDVIAHKQAIPFRRYCGGVGRTAQAKSRHSNGQGRWPVKSARFILDLLKNAESNAEVKGLDVDTLYVSHIQVNQAQKQRRRTYRAHGRINPYMSSPCHIELILSEKEEPVKKEAESQIATRKA; via the exons ATG GTGAAGTACTCAAGGGAGCCGAACAACCCCACCAAGT CCGCCAAGGCCATGGGCCGGGACCTCCGTGTTCACTTCAAG AACACCCGTGAGACAGCTTTTGCCCTCAGGAAGTTGCCTCTCACTAAGGCCAAAAGGTACCTTGAGGATGTGATTGCCCACAAGCAGGCCATCCCCTTCCGCAGGTACTGTGGCGGTGTTGGGCGTACTGCTCAGGCTAAGTCACGCCACTCAAATGGACAGGGACGCTGGCCCGTCAAGTCTGCTAGATTCATTCTTGATCTTCTAAAGAATGCTGAGAGCAATGCTGAG GTCAAAGGTCTTGATGTCGATACCCTGTATGTGTCGCACATTCAAGTAAACCAGGCTCAGAAGCAGCGTCGCAGGACCTACCGTGCTCATGGACGCATCAACC CTTACATGTCCTCCCCGTGCCACATTGAGCTGATCTTGTCGGAGAAGGAAGAGCCAGTGAAGAAAGAG GCGGAGTCTCAGATTGCGACCAGGAAGGCTTAA
- the LOC120696642 gene encoding proteasome adapter and scaffold protein ECM29-like isoform X4 — protein MYLWLYLWKRNYFKAEAVRNGVHCLGFQTLTDQLKLIGPVILSGILRSLDGSSSTETDSTGRDTNIFAYQAIGLLASRMPNLFSDKTDMAIRLFTALRLEDQSLRLTIQEAATSLATAYKGASMIVLKNLEVLLLENCEAEQSEVRFSAIRWATTLYDTQHCPSRYICMTGASDVKLDIREMALAGLNLLNDGRQSSVGSADFKYPDVTEMLNYICHQRPQLLCSDDQTNGKLLFPSKTFLSMIKFLMKCFESSDSPNLAQEDPSHSPVAKMCIILENAMSYEGSSELHALALKSLVDLSSRQPKMVLLRYADRIQWLRGLLGHVDSDAREAASRLLGIASSALSSSAALTLLSEFTSTLDQNRPTRFENYHGLLCAIGYLTAGCLKQSYIPEEMVKNVVDILVKVIDSEGSALASVAMVSLGHIGLRCALPSINQNSSTGALLTILHEKLTKLLSENDTKAIQKILVSLGHICWNEMSFPHLNNALDLIFSLSRSKVEDVLFAAGEALSFIWGEVPVTADVILETNFGSLSQATNYLTSDTPLVSSNSYERSVCEEAHGMAREKIIKKLFETLIFSSRKEERCAGTVWLVSLTMYCGRHPKILELLPQIQEALSHLLGDPNELTQDLASQGMSIVYELGDASMKEQLVHALVNTLTGAAKKKKAIKLMEDSEVFQEGTIGNNPTGGKLTTYKELCSLANEMGQPDLIYKFMDLANYQAALNSKRGAAFGFSKIAKQAGEALQPYLNALIPRLVRYQYDPDKNIQDSMGHIWKLIVSDPKKAIDEHYDVIVEDLLVQSGSRLWRSREASCLALADIIQGRRYSQVSKHLRKIWTTAFRAMDDIKETVRNAGDSLCRAVSSLTIRLCDVSLTSTSDANETMNIVLPYLLSEGILSKVSSVQKASISLVMKLAKGAGPALRPHLAELVSCMLECLSSLEDQRLNYVEMHAGNAGIKTDKLESLRIAVAKDSPMWETLDICIKVVDKNSLDILVPRLAQMVRSAVGLNTRVGVASFITLLVQKVMIDIKPFSTLLLKLLYSAVLEERSLAAKRAFASSCATVLKYASPSQAQKLIEDTTSLHSGGKNDQLSGAILIKAYLSNAADILGGYNAVVVPVIFLSRFDDDKDTSALYEELWEDIPSSERVTLTLYLPETVSLLCNCMSSSSWAGKRKSAKATKKLCDVIGESLSAHHHNILKSLLKELPGRFWEGKDAILDALASLCSCCHAAIIAEDSSLPSGILDAVCAACNKKTKLYREAAFLCLQKVITAFRDPGFFNIIFPMLYKVCNQSVICKAKGSSSTTSSAGAEQDESEGASVSLDKVLNCAMSCISIAFPHDIISQKKNVLEVILNSLSPEESWQVKLSSFSCVKELCRKFQSSDDNGTWPQDTTSLVQELFHLVSAKVLDSIRLIKIAQVHTAAAECLLELSKLYRDFPLTDRTEPKFEDELVELCESEKSEQAKTLLKECLGIVKTLPGITMATD, from the exons GGTGCTTCAATGATAGTACTGAAGAATCTTGAGGTGCTTCTTCTGGAAAATTGTGAAGCG GAGCAAAGTGAGGTTCGGTTTTCTGCTATAAGATGGGCAACAACATTGTATGATACGCAGCACTGCCCAAGCCGGTACATTTGCATGACTGGGGCCTCAGATGTGAAACTGGACATAAG GGAAATGGCTCTAGCTGGTCTGAATCTTCTAAATGATGGGAGGCAATCATCTGTGGGATCTGCTGATTTCAAATATCCTGATGTTACAGAGATGCTAAATTATATCTGCCATCAGAGACCACAGTTGTTATGTTCTGATGACCAGACAAATGGAAAATTGCTTTTTCCTTCAAAAACATTTCTTTCAATGATCAAGTTTCTGATGAAGTGCTTTGAGTCTAGTGATAGTCCAAATCTTGCGCAAGAAGATCCATCTCATTCCCCAGTAGCAAAAATGTGTATCATCTTAGAAAATGCGATGTCATATGAAGGGTCTAGCGAACTGCATGCATTGGCCTTGAAGTCATTGGTTGATCTTTCCTCTCGTCAACCAAAG ATGGTGTTATTGCGGTATGCAGACCGCATACAGTGGCTAAGAGGTCTATTGGGTCATGTTGATTCTGATGCTCGTGAAGCTGCCTCGCGTCTGCTTGGTATTGCTTCTTCAGCTCTTTCAAGCTCTGCTGCACTAACTCTTCTGTCTGAGTTCACTTCAACACTTGATCAAAACCGCCCAACAAG ATTTGAAAATTATCATGGACTGTTATGTGCGATTGGATATCTAACTGCTGGTTGTTTGAAGCAATCTTAT ATACCTGAAGAAATGGTAAAAAATGTAGTTGATATTCTTGTAAAAGTTATCGACTCTGAAGGTTCGGCATTAGCATCCGTTGCAATGGTATCTCTTGGTCATATTGGTCTACGTTGTGCGCTGCCTTCCATCAACCAAAACTCTTCTACAG GTGCTCTATTAACCATTCTGCATGAGAAGCTGACTAAGCTGCTTTCTGAAAATGATACTAAGGCTATTCAGAAAATTCTGGTATCATTGGGGCACATATGTTGGAATGAGATGTCCTTTCCGCACCTTAATAATGCACTAGACTTGATTTTTAGTCTTTCACGTTCTAAG GTAGAAGATGTTCTTTTTGCTGCCGGGGAGGCTCTATCTTTCATATGGGGAGAAGTTCCTGTGACAGCAGATGTGATACTGGAGACAAACTTTGGTTCCCTTTCCCAGGCAACAAACTATCTTACTAGTGACACACCTCTAGTCTCGAGTAACTCCTATGAAAGAAGTGTCTGTGAAGAAGCACACGGAATGGCCCGAGAAAAAATTATTAAAAAGTTGTTTGAGACACTAATTTTTAGCAGTAGAAAAGAAGAACGCTGTGCCGGTACTGTCTGGTTGGTCTCTCTGACAATGTACTGCGGTCGACATCCGAAGATTCTAGAACTACTTCCTCAAATCCAG GAAGCTCTTTCCCATCTCCTTGGTGATCCAAATGAGCTTACACAAGATTTGGCATCCCAAGGGATGAGCATTGTGTATGAGCTTGGTGATGCATCTATGAAAGAGCAGCTTGTTCATGCTCTTGTGAACACACTGACTGGCGCCGCAAAGAAGAAAAAAGCTATTAAG TTGATGGAGGACTCTGAGGTCTTTCAAGAAGGCACAATTGGCAATAATCCTACTGGAGGGAAACTTACCACCTACAAGGAGCTGTGCAGCCTTGCCAATGAGATGGGGCAACCTGACCTCATATACAAGTTCATGGATCTAGCTAATTATCAGGCTGCTCTCAATTCCAAGAGGGGTGCTGCTTttggattttccaagatagccaaACAAGCTGGCGAGGCACTTCAACCTTATCTGAATGCCTTAATTCCTAGGCTTGTCCGTTACCAATACGATCCTGACAAGAACATCCAG GATTCAATGGGACACATCTGGAAGTTAATTGTCTCAGATCCAAAAAAAGCAATAGATGAACATTACGATGTCATAGTAGAGGATTTGTTGGTTCAATCTGGATCAAGGCTTTGGCGCTCACGTGAAGCATCCTGTCTTGCACTTGCAGACATCATCCAAGGTCGAAGATATAGTCAG GTTTCAAAGCATTTGAGAAAAATATGGACAACCGCCTTCCGTGCAATGGATGACATAAAGGAAACTGTGCGTAATGCTGGTGACAGTTTGTGCCGAGCCGTGAGCTCATTGACAATTAGGCTTTGTGATGTGTCACTAACTTCTACTTCTGATGCAAATGAGACAATGAACATTGTGCTGCCATACTTGCTTTCTGAAGGCATACTCAGTAAAGTTTCAAGTGTTCAAAAAGCCTCAATTAGTTTGGTGATGAAGCTTGCTAAG GGAGCTGGGCCTGCCCTTCGGCCTCATCTGGCAGAACTTGTTAGTTGTATGCTTGAATGTTTGTCAAGTCTGGAGGATCAAAGGTTGAATTACGTCGAG ATGCATGCAGGAAATGCTGGCATCAAAACAGATAAGCTTGAAAGCTTGCGGATAGCTGTGGCTAAAGATTCTCCAATGTGGGAAACCCTTGATATTTGTATAAAAGTTGTTGACAAGAATTCACTCGATATATTGGTCCCTCGCCTGGCCCAAATGGTTAGATCAGCTGTTGGTTTAAATACAAG AGTTGGTGTTGCTAGCTTCATCACCTTGTTGGTACAGAAGGTCATGATTGACATCAAACCATTCTCAACATTGTTACTGAAGTTACTGTATAGTGCTGTTCTGGAGGAAAGGAGTTTAGCAGCAAAAAGGGCCTTTGCGTCCTCTTGTGCTACTGTTTTGAAATATGCTAGCCCCTCCCAGGCTCAGAAGCTTATTGAAGATACCACCTCTCTGCATTCTGGTGGGAAAAATGATCAGTTATCTGGTGCAATTCTTATTAAGGCCTACTTGAGCAATGCAGCAGATATTCTTGGTGGATATAATGCAGTGGTTGTCCCTGTAATTTTTTTGTCAAG ATTTGATGATGACAAAGATACCAGTGCCTTATATGAAGAACTTTGGGAGGATATTCCTAGCAGTGAAAGAGTAACCCTAACACTGTATTTACCAGAAACTGTATCTCTTTTGTGTAATTGCATGTCATCGTCATCATGGGCTGGTAAAAGAAAG TCAGCCAAGGCTACAAAGAAGCTATGTGATGTTATCGGAGAATCCCTTTCAGCTCACCACCATAATATTCTCAAATCACTTTTGAAAGAATTGCCAGGTCGATTCTGGGAG GGAAAAGATGCTATTCTGGATGCACTGGCTTCATTGTGTTCTTGCTGTCATGCTGCTATAATAGCAGAAGACTCCAGCTTGCCAAGTGGTATACTAGATGCTGTTTGTGCTGCATGCAATAAGAAAACAAAACTGTACCGGGAAGCAGCTTTCTTGTGTTTACAGAAA GTGATCACAGCATTCAGAGATCCAGGATTTTTCAATATTATTTTTCCTATGCTGTACAAGGTTTGCAACCAATCTGTCATTTGTAAGGCAAAGGGTTCATCTTCAACTACTTCATCTGCTGGTGCTG AACAAGATGAAAGTGAAGGTGCCTCCGTTTCTCTAGATAAAGTGCTCAATTGTGCCATGTCTTGCATCAGCATTGCTTTTCCTCATGATATTATCAGTCAGAAGAAAAATGTTTTAGAAGTAATATTGAATTCTCTCTCACCTGAGGAGAGTTGGCAGG TTAAATTGTCGTCCTTCTCATGTGTCAAAGAGTTGTGCCGCAAGTTTCAGAGTTCTGATGATAATGGCACATGGCCTCAAGACACAACTTCCTTGGTTCAGGAG CTATTCCATTTGGTGTCGGCAAAAGTACTAGACTCAATACGCTTAATTAAGATTGCTCAG GTCCATACTGCTGCTGCAgagtgccttcttgagttgAGCAAACTGTATAGAGACTTTCCATTGACAGACAGAACAGAGCCCAAGTTTGAGGATGAACTTGTTGAGCTCTGCGAGTCTGAAAAAAGTGAACAAGCAAAAACATTGTTGAAGGAATGCCTGGGCATCGTTAAAACTCTCCCTGGAATAACCATGGCAACTGATTAA
- the LOC120696646 gene encoding phosphoglycerate mutase-like protein 4, which translates to MPAALGCRSGQRCGFFLKASMNPGGTTGGHPPSRLRLRHRLRLAGAAAAHRAMSPTLAAAPSGDEFTDVVVVRHGETSTNASRIIQGQLDPELNEIGRQQAYVVAHRLSKEAKPTAIYSSDLKRAAETAEIIAKVCGVTNVRAFCSFFFETK; encoded by the exons ATGCCGGCGGCATTAGGTTGTAGAAGCGGCCAGCGCTGCGGCTTCTTCCTGAAAGCTTCCATGAACCCTGGCGGCACAACAGGTGGGCACCCTCCCTCTCGTCTGCGACTGCGGCACAGGCTGAGGTTAGCAGGGGCCGCTGCCGCCCACCGAGCCATGTCGCCcaccctggcggcggcgcccagcggCGATGAGTTCACGgatgtggtggtggtgcggcaCGGGGAGACCTCCACGAATGCCTCCCGCATCATCCAG GGACAATTGGACCCAGAGCTAAATGAGATTGGTAGGCAGCAAGCCTATGTG GTGGCTCATCGGCTATCAAAAGAAGCTAAACCAACTGCCATATACTCTTCTGATTTGAAGCGTGCTGCTGAGACTGCAGAAATTATAGCAAAAGTTTGTGGCGTAACAAATGTAAGGGCattctgttcttttttttttgaaactaaatgA
- the LOC120696643 gene encoding hydroxymethylglutaryl-CoA lyase, mitochondrial-like, producing the protein MSSLEEPLGLGDLPKLSINRLGSFSQPSAYRRAAADDCNTRKYNSSCNGGALMGFHANSHAWHQQCRQADSSCDAVELRDLPRKVMWDLPSFVKIVEVGPRDGLQNEKGNVPTSVKIQLIHKLVAAGLSVVEATSFVSPKWVPQLADAKEVLKGIQQMPNVRYPVLTPNLRGFEAAVAAGAKEIAVFASASESFSKSNINCTIEESLVRYRDVTAAAKKHGLLIRGYVSCVIGCPVEGAIDPSKVAYVAKELYNMGCSEISLGDTIGVGTPGSVVAMLEAVMSFVPVDKIAVHFHDTYGQALANILVSLQMGISIVDSSVSGLGGCPYAKGATGNVATEDVVYMLHGLGIETNVDLNKLMEAGNYISKHLGRPLGSKTAAALRRLTT; encoded by the exons ATGTCGAGCCTCGAGGAGCCGCTTGGTCTTGGAGACCTGCCAAAGTTGAGTATTAACAGACTTGGAAGCTTCTCCCAGCCAAGTGCTTATCGCAGGGCAGCGGCTGATGACTGCAACACTCGCAA GTACAACAGCTCCTGCAATGGTGGCGCGCTGATGGGTTTCCATGCCAATTCTCATGCATGGCATCAGCAATGCCGTCAGGCCGATTCGTCATGTGATGCAGTGGAGCTTAGAGATCTCCCTCGGAAG GTTATGTGGGATCTACCAAGCTTTGTGAAGATTGTTGAAGTTGGACCCCGAGACGGCCTGCAAAACGAAAAGGGCAATGTACCGACATCTGTAAAGATACAACTGATACACAAATTAGTGGCTGCAGGTTTATCAGTAGTTGAAGCCACAAGTTTTGTATCCCCAAAATGGGTGCCGCAG CTAGCTGATGCAAAGGAAGTCCTCAAAGGAATCCAGCAGATGCCAAATGTGCGGTATCCTGTGTTAACTCCTAACCTAAGA GGATTTGAGGCTGCTGTTGCAGCTGGTGCAAAGGAAATTGCGGTTTTTGCATCTGCCTCTGAATCCTTCTCTAAGTCGAACATCAACTGTACCATCGAGGAAAGCCTTGTTCGGTACCGTGATGTTACTGCTGCTGCCAAGAAACATGGACTCCTTATCCGTGG GTATGTTTCGTGTGTGATTGGTTGCCCTGTTGAAGGTGCAATCGATCCATCAAAGGTGGCATATGTAGCTAAGGAGCTTTATAACATGGGCTGCTCAGAGATTTCACTTGGCGATACTATTGGTGTTGGTACACCAG GTAGTGTAGTTGCTATGCTTGAAGCTGTCATGTCCTTCGTTCCAGTGGACAAGATTGCCGTTCATTTCCATGATACATACGGCCAGGCCCTTGCCAATATCCTAGTATCCCTTCAA ATGGGGATCAGCATAGTAGACTCCTCAGTTTCAGGCCTTGGAGGCTGCCCATATGCAAAGGGCGCCACTGGCAATGTCGCCACTGAGGATGTCGTGTACATGCTCCATGGCCTAGGCATAGAGACCAACGTGGACCTCAACAAGCTCATGGAGGCTGGCAATTACATCTCCAAGCATCTAGGAAGGCCACTGGGCTCCAAGACTGCTGCCGCTCTGCGCAGGCTAACCACCTGA
- the LOC120696644 gene encoding LOW QUALITY PROTEIN: 5'-3' exoribonuclease 4-like (The sequence of the model RefSeq protein was modified relative to this genomic sequence to represent the inferred CDS: deleted 2 bases in 1 codon; substituted 1 base at 1 genomic stop codon): MGIPSFYKWLVTKYPSIVSSAKEEPEGSPDGVIYDNLYLDINCIIHHCFHPQDSMHADIDVCPPTTVTEVLESIFEYLDRLFRIVRPRRLLYLAVDGVAPCAKMNRMRRGRFHSAWLARDEALEEEEMRRELRARPCFHLQALEEEEMRRELRAQGKEVPPPEISEVSDPNVITPGTEFMEKLSQALQYYIRARLNTDPGWKDIMVILSDANVPGEGEHKIMSFIRAQRSMEGXVYDPNTRHCLYGNDADLIMLALASHEVHFSILREDVPLPNQAETEGKPNKPYQFLNIWVLREYLEIELKILDPVCEPDIERLIDDFIFICFLMGNDFIPHIPSLETHECAVDLLIEVYKTTFNKMGGYIVNTDKVKDKHGSYLEISRLEIFFHELSLYEEKNFLKRYELRKDLLKKVYREMLCEASESERPELRRKLDGYLEDHPYDRIRRLGLPGWKSWFHREYFGLKTSNEIVNLQNDMAQKYLEGLCWVFQCYFADVPSWSWYYPFYIAPFVSDLKGLSRFQISFALDKPLRPFDQLMAVLPSRSWLNLPYCYCCKFMGGEEYCPNLQTDMNGRRFLWTGISEERLLASTKAADEELTMDEMRRNTTRQDKIFLHRNSNATGHAHINRVIIQTSYCPLQKLPIDSATSGIGGWLSSDDNAGGLSNSLFPSPIKNLQDITNDQAISATFFNSSTLRQ, translated from the exons ATGGGGATTCCTTCTTTCTACAAGTGGCTTGTGACCAAATACCCAAGCATCGTCTCCTCCGCAAAGGAGGAACCAGAGGGGAGCCCTGATGGCGTCATCTATGACAACCTCTACCTCGACATAAATTGCATCATCCACCATTGCTTCCACCCGCAAGACAGCATGCATGCAGACATAGAT GTGTGCCCTCCGACGACGGTCACCGAGGTCTTGGAGTCCATTTTCGAGTACTTGGATCGCCTGTTCCGCATCGTCAGGCCGAGAAGGCTCCTCTACTTGGCAGTAG ATGGCGTTGCTCCTTGCGCCAAAATGAACCGAATGCGACGGGGACGTTTCCACTCTGCTTGGCTAGCAAGGGATGAG GCGCTTGAAGAGGAAGAGATGCGGAGGGAATTAAGAGCTCGACCATGCTTCCATTTACAGGCGCTTGAAGAGGAAGAGATGCGGAGGGAATTAAGAGCTCAAGGGAAGGAGGTGCCACCGCCAGAGATTTCAGAGGTTTCTGACCCCAATGTCATCACACCAGGGACTGAATTCATGGAGAAGCTATCACAAGCGCTCCAATACTACATCCGTGCCAGACTGAATACTGACCCGGGGTGGAAAGACATAATG GTCATACTCTCTGATGCAAATGTTCCCGGAGAAGGAGAGCACAAGATCATGTCTTTCATCCGTGCACAACGCAGCATGGAAGGC TGAGTCTATGACCCCAACACTCGACACTGCTTGTATGGGAAT GATGCAGATCTGATAATGCTTGCTTTGGCATCTCATGAGGTCCACTTCTCTATTTTGCGTGAG GATGTGCCACTCCCAAATCAGGCAGAAACAGAAGGGAAACCAAATAAACCTTATCAG TTTTTGAACATATGGGTTCTGAGAGAGTACTTGGAAATTGAATTGAAGATACTGGACCCAGTTTGCGAGCCTGACATTGAGAGGCTAATAGATGACTTCATCTTTATTTGTTTCTTGATGGGAAATGATTTCATTCCACATATTCCATCACTTGAGACACATGAG TGTGCGGTCGATCTTCTCATTGAAGTGTACAAAACAACCTTCAACAAGATGGGAGGGTATATTGTGAACACAGATAAA GTCAAAGATAAGCATGGTTCATATCTAGAAATCTCAAGGttggaaatattttttcatGAACTGTCCTTGTATGAAGAGAAAAATTTTCTCAAAAGATATGAGCTGAGAAAG GATTTGTTGAAGAAGGTATATCGTGAAATGTTGTGTGAAGCTTCAGAAAGTGAAAGACCAGAGCTGAGGCGAAAACTAGATGGCTACCTTGAAGACCACCCGTACGACAGA ATAAGAAGACTGGGATTACCAGGATGGAAATCCTGGTTCCACAGGGAATATTTTGGCCTCAAAACTTCCAATGAAATTGTAAACCTGCAGAACGACATG GCTCAGAAGTATTTAGAAGGACTTTGCTGGGTGTTTCAATGCTATTTTGCGGATGTACCATCATGGAGCTG GTACTACCCATTCTATATTGCTCCTTTCGTATCTGATCTCAAAGGTCTTTCTCGGTTTCAGATATCTTTCGCTTTGGACAAACCACTGCGTCCATTTGATCAGCTCATGGCAGTTTTGCCTTCACGAAG CTGGCTTAACCTCCCATACTGTTACTGCTGCAAATTTATGGGAGGTGAAGAATACTGTCCGAATTTGCAGACTGACATGAATGGGAGACGTTTCTTGTGGACT GGTATCTCTGAGGAACGGCTGCTTGCGAGCACCAAAGCGGCAGACGAAGAGCTGACG ATGGATGAGATGAGAAGGAATACTACTCGGCAAGACAAGATCTTTCTGCACAGGAACTCAAACGCTACAGGACATGCACATATTAACAGAGTTATTATACAGACATCATACTGTCCACTGCAGAAGCTTCCGATAGATTCAGCTACGAG TGGAATTGGAGGGTGGTTGTCATCTGATGACAATGCTGGTGGGCTGAGCAACAGTTTGTTTCCCTCTCCCATCAAAAATCTGCAGGACATCACAAATGATCAGGCAAT ATCAGCCACGTTCTTCAACAGTTCAACCCTGAGGCAGTGA